The following proteins are co-located in the Solanum pennellii chromosome 1, SPENNV200 genome:
- the LOC107023707 gene encoding agamous-like MADS-box protein AGL29, which produces MEEKKTKGRQKIPIKKIKNKDALLTTFSKRREGLYKKASELVTECDVDIGIMMISPAGKPHSFFHPTVDALVSRFQNPDMQLSQGIRLDTITARNKVNELKNRLEELDAIEDATITRITFSDQMAEIGQKGWWESIERLNADEVVIFEAWLSDTFSKMGHHLNQLENGASSSLGREPFGV; this is translated from the coding sequence ATGGAGGAAAAGAAGACTAAAGGCCGTCAAAAGataccaataaaaaaaataaaaaataaggatGCCTTGCTTACTACATTTTCAAAGCGTCGGGAGGGTTTGTATAAGAAAGCTAGTGAACTCGTTACAGAATGCGATGTTGACATTGGAATAATGATGATTTCCCCTGCGGGTAAGCCACATTCATTTTTTCACCCTACTGTTGATGCACTTGTTTCTCGTTTTCAGAATCCCGATATGCAATTGAGCCAAGGTATTCGTCTAGACACAATTACTGCTCGAAATAAAGTGAATGAACTCAAAAACAGACTTGAAGAACTTGATGCTATAGAAGATGCTACGATTACTCGAATAACTTTTTCTGATCAAATGGCAGAAATAGGACAAAAGGGTTGGTGGGAGTCAATTGAGCGGCTCAATGCAGATGAAGTAGTCATATTTGAAGCTTGGTTGAGTGACACTTTTTCCAAAATGGGACATCATTTGAACCAATTAGAAAATGGAGCTTCGTCGTCATTGGGGCGTGAACCTTTTGGAGTGTGA